One Leisingera sp. M658 genomic window carries:
- the napA gene encoding nitrate reductase catalytic subunit NapA yields the protein MTGPKTGLTRRDAIKAQAAAAAALAAGLPIPAAAQNLVTDANVTELKWSKAACRFCGTGCSIMVATKAGRVVATHGDTQAEVNRGLNCVKGYFLSKIMYGADRLTQPLLRKTNGEYDKEGEFTPVSWDEAFDIMAEKWKKTLAEKGPEGIGMFGSGQWTVWEGYAASKLMKAGFRSNNIDPNARHCMASAVGGFMRTFGIDEPMGCYDDFENADAFVLWGSNMAEMHPILWTRITDRRFSHPHVKVAVLSTFTHRSFDLADIPAVFTPQTDMVILNYIANYIIQNDAVHKDFVGKHVNFRRGNQDIGYGLRPEHPLEQAAENNDKAGGSEPMSFEEFAEFVSEYTLEKAEEMSGVPAETLEKIAKLYADPDTKVMSLWTMGVNQHTRGVWTNNLLYNIHLLTGKISTPGNSPFSLTGQPSACGTAREVGTFSHRLPADLVVKNPEHRAFAEKIWKLPDGTVPGWIGSHAVKQNRDLKDGKINCYWVQVNNNMQAAPNMMEEGLPGYRNPDNFIVVSDAYPTVTAEAADLILPAAMWVEKEGAYGNAERRTQFWYQLVNAPGESKSDLWQLAEFSKRFTTDEVWPAELLDANPEYKGKTLFDVLFANGKVDQFELTEKAKEYGNHESEDFGFYLQKGLFEEYAEFGRGHGHDLAPFDRYHEERGLRWPVVDGKETRWRFKEGSDPYVTPGSDYEFYGKPDGKAVIFALPYEPPAESPDEEYPIWLATGRVLEHWHSGSMTQRVPELYQAVPDALCYMHPDDASAQGFRRGTEVRIISRRGEIRTRVETRGRNKPPKGLVFVPWFDARRLINKVTLDATDPISKQTDYKKCAVRIEAV from the coding sequence ATGACCGGCCCCAAGACTGGCCTGACCCGCCGCGACGCCATCAAGGCGCAGGCCGCCGCAGCCGCAGCGCTTGCTGCCGGGCTGCCGATCCCCGCCGCCGCGCAGAACCTTGTCACCGACGCCAATGTAACCGAGCTGAAATGGTCCAAGGCGGCCTGCCGTTTCTGCGGCACCGGCTGCTCGATCATGGTTGCCACCAAGGCCGGCCGCGTGGTTGCCACCCATGGCGATACCCAGGCCGAGGTCAACCGCGGCCTGAACTGCGTCAAGGGCTACTTCCTGTCCAAGATCATGTACGGCGCCGACCGTCTGACCCAGCCGCTGCTGCGCAAGACCAACGGCGAATATGACAAAGAGGGCGAATTCACCCCGGTCAGCTGGGATGAGGCCTTTGATATCATGGCCGAGAAATGGAAGAAGACCCTGGCTGAGAAAGGCCCCGAGGGCATCGGCATGTTCGGCTCCGGCCAGTGGACAGTGTGGGAAGGCTATGCGGCCTCCAAGCTGATGAAGGCGGGCTTTCGGTCCAACAACATCGACCCCAACGCGCGCCACTGCATGGCCTCTGCTGTGGGCGGCTTCATGCGCACCTTCGGCATCGACGAGCCGATGGGCTGCTATGACGACTTCGAGAACGCCGACGCATTCGTGCTGTGGGGCTCGAACATGGCGGAGATGCACCCGATCCTGTGGACCCGCATCACCGACCGCCGGTTCAGCCACCCGCATGTGAAGGTGGCGGTTCTGTCGACCTTTACTCACCGCAGCTTTGATCTGGCCGATATCCCGGCAGTGTTCACCCCGCAAACCGACATGGTGATCCTGAACTACATCGCCAACTACATCATCCAGAATGATGCGGTGCATAAGGACTTTGTCGGCAAACACGTCAACTTCCGCCGCGGCAATCAGGACATCGGCTATGGCCTGCGCCCTGAACACCCGCTGGAGCAGGCCGCCGAGAACAACGACAAGGCAGGCGGCTCTGAGCCGATGTCGTTTGAGGAGTTCGCCGAATTCGTTTCCGAATACACGCTGGAAAAAGCCGAGGAAATGTCCGGCGTTCCGGCCGAGACCCTGGAGAAAATCGCCAAGCTTTATGCCGATCCCGACACCAAGGTCATGTCGCTGTGGACGATGGGCGTCAACCAGCACACCCGCGGTGTCTGGACCAACAACCTGCTTTACAACATCCACCTGCTGACCGGCAAAATCTCCACCCCCGGCAACTCGCCGTTCTCGCTGACCGGCCAGCCGTCGGCCTGCGGCACCGCGCGCGAGGTGGGCACCTTCTCGCACCGTCTGCCTGCGGATCTGGTGGTGAAGAACCCCGAACACCGTGCCTTTGCGGAAAAGATCTGGAAACTGCCCGACGGCACCGTGCCCGGCTGGATCGGCTCCCACGCGGTCAAACAGAACCGCGACCTGAAGGACGGCAAGATCAACTGCTACTGGGTGCAGGTGAACAACAATATGCAGGCCGCGCCGAACATGATGGAGGAAGGGCTGCCGGGCTACCGCAACCCCGACAACTTTATCGTCGTGTCGGACGCCTATCCGACGGTGACCGCAGAAGCTGCCGATTTGATCCTGCCCGCCGCGATGTGGGTTGAGAAAGAAGGCGCATACGGCAACGCCGAGCGCCGCACCCAGTTCTGGTACCAGCTGGTCAATGCACCGGGTGAATCCAAGTCCGACCTGTGGCAGCTGGCGGAATTCTCCAAACGCTTCACCACCGACGAGGTCTGGCCGGCCGAGCTGCTGGACGCCAACCCGGAGTATAAAGGCAAGACCCTGTTCGACGTGCTGTTTGCCAACGGCAAGGTTGACCAGTTTGAACTGACCGAGAAAGCCAAAGAGTACGGCAACCACGAATCCGAAGACTTTGGGTTCTATCTCCAAAAGGGCCTGTTCGAGGAATATGCAGAGTTTGGCCGCGGCCACGGCCACGATCTGGCGCCTTTTGACCGCTACCACGAGGAACGCGGGCTGCGCTGGCCAGTGGTCGACGGCAAGGAAACCCGCTGGCGCTTCAAGGAAGGCTCGGACCCCTATGTGACCCCGGGCTCGGACTACGAGTTCTATGGCAAGCCCGACGGCAAAGCGGTGATCTTTGCGCTGCCTTACGAGCCGCCGGCAGAAAGCCCGGATGAAGAATACCCGATATGGCTGGCCACTGGCCGCGTGCTGGAACACTGGCACTCCGGCTCAATGACCCAGCGGGTGCCAGAGCTGTATCAGGCAGTCCCCGACGCGCTGTGCTACATGCACCCGGACGATGCTTCGGCCCAAGGGTTCCGGCGCGGCACCGAGGTGCGGATCATCTCGCGGCGCGGTGAAATCCGTACCCGCGTAGAGACCCGCGGCCGTAACAAGCCGCCCAAAGGTCTGGTGTTTGTGCCCTGGTTCGATGCGCGCCGGCTGATCAACAAGGTCACGCTGGATGCCACCGATCCGATCTCGAAACAGACGGACTATAAGAAATGCGCAGTCCGTATCGAAGCAGTGTGA
- a CDS encoding chaperone NapD has product MTEEIHISSLLVRSNPAQMEDVLANIKSMAGAEISQADPSGKIVVLFEANSDRAIGDALARIQLLDGVASAALVFHQTCDAQDLAIEEGVPQ; this is encoded by the coding sequence GTGACAGAAGAGATCCATATTTCCAGCCTGCTGGTGCGCAGCAATCCGGCGCAGATGGAGGATGTTCTGGCCAACATCAAATCCATGGCAGGCGCCGAGATTTCGCAAGCCGATCCCTCGGGCAAGATCGTCGTCCTGTTTGAGGCGAACAGCGACCGGGCCATTGGCGATGCCTTGGCCAGAATTCAGCTTCTCGACGGCGTCGCCAGCGCGGCGCTTGTCTTTCATCAAACCTGCGATGCGCAGGACCTCGCCATTGAAGAAGGAGTCCCCCAATGA
- a CDS encoding ferredoxin-type protein NapF: MPAHASTAPSRRAFLTGKVARPEPEFRPPWTDEARVQAQCTGCNACVEACPQGIIEFDSRSRPRISFHGGECTFCGACAEACPQAVFDLAQPAPWPVTVEITSSCLNAAGIACQLCTDICDPRALRMDLSVRPVGAIQVDAGACTGCGACLSTCPNNAIALCDPRQQRTPA; encoded by the coding sequence ATGCCAGCACATGCCAGCACAGCCCCCTCGCGGCGCGCCTTCCTGACCGGGAAAGTGGCCCGCCCGGAGCCGGAATTCCGTCCGCCCTGGACGGATGAGGCCCGGGTGCAGGCGCAGTGCACCGGCTGCAATGCCTGTGTTGAGGCTTGCCCGCAAGGGATCATCGAATTCGACAGCCGCAGCCGCCCGCGGATCAGTTTCCACGGTGGCGAATGCACCTTTTGCGGCGCCTGTGCCGAAGCCTGCCCGCAGGCGGTGTTCGATCTGGCACAGCCAGCGCCCTGGCCGGTGACGGTGGAGATCACCAGCAGCTGCCTGAATGCCGCCGGAATCGCCTGCCAGCTGTGCACCGACATTTGCGATCCTCGTGCCCTCCGGATGGACCTGTCGGTCCGTCCGGTCGGTGCAATCCAGGTGGACGCCGGCGCCTGCACCGGCTGCGGTGCCTGCCTGTCCACCTGTCCCAACAATGCCATCGCACTCTGCGACCCCCGCCAGCAAAGGACGCCCGCGTGA
- the napE gene encoding periplasmic nitrate reductase, NapE protein, producing MSEQPSKAEERNTFLFLAVVLAPVLAVGLVGGYGLIIWISQIFLGPPAG from the coding sequence ATGTCCGAACAGCCAAGCAAAGCCGAAGAGCGGAACACCTTCCTGTTCCTCGCCGTGGTTCTGGCGCCGGTACTGGCGGTGGGACTGGTCGGCGGATACGGCCTGATCATCTGGATCTCCCAGATCTTCCTGGGACCGCCCGCCGGGTAA
- the gyrB gene encoding DNA topoisomerase (ATP-hydrolyzing) subunit B, producing the protein MSGNEQAPAEYGADSIKVLKGLEAVRKRPGMYIGDTDDGSGLHHMVYEVVDNGIDEALAGHADHVTVKIHADSSVSVSDNGRGIPVGIHEEEGVSAAEVIMTQLHAGGKFDSNSYKVSGGLHGVGVSVVNALSDWLELRVWRDGKEHIARFERGDTARHLEVVGDCGDRTGTEVRFMASTDTFSNLEYVFETLEKRLRELAFLNSGVRIILIDERPAERLEVELYYDGGVKEFVKYLDRHKTPVMETPVYIIGEKDEIVVEIAMWWNDSYHETVLPFTNNIPQRDGGTHVAGFRGALTRTINNYAQISGIAKKEKISFTGDDAREGLTCVLSVKVPDPKFSSQTKDKLVSSEVRPVVESLVGEKLAEWFEENPGQAKQIVGKIVEAALAREAARKARELTRRKTAMDVNYLAGKLKDCSEKDPSKTEVFLVEGDSAGGSAQTGRDRRTQAILPLRGKILNVERARFDRMLGSQEIGNLVMALGTGIGRDEFKIDKLRYHKIVIMTDADVDGAHIRTLLLTFFYRQMPELIEGGYLYIAQPPLYKVARGKSEVYLKDQAALDDYLINQGVDGALLKLGNGSEIAGADLTRVVDEARQLKRVLDAFPTHYPRHILEQAAVAGAFVPGAVDSNLQGVADKVAARLDAIALEYERGWQGRITQDHGIRLARILRGVEEVRTLDGPMLRSGEARKTGSFTQSLQEVYGTSSQLIRRDRSQIIHGPLDLLKAILDEGEKGLSLQRYKGLGEMNPDQLWETTLDPDARTLLQVRVDDMIEADDLFTKLMGDVVEPRREFIQKNALSVENLDF; encoded by the coding sequence ATGTCCGGAAACGAGCAGGCCCCCGCAGAATATGGCGCGGATTCCATCAAGGTTCTCAAAGGGTTGGAGGCGGTTCGAAAACGCCCCGGCATGTATATCGGGGACACCGACGATGGCTCGGGCCTGCACCACATGGTGTATGAGGTCGTGGACAACGGCATCGACGAGGCGCTGGCAGGCCACGCGGACCACGTGACGGTGAAAATCCACGCCGATTCCAGCGTATCCGTCAGCGACAACGGCCGCGGCATTCCGGTGGGTATCCACGAGGAAGAAGGCGTATCCGCGGCCGAGGTCATCATGACCCAGCTGCACGCCGGCGGTAAGTTCGACAGCAACTCCTACAAGGTCTCCGGCGGCCTGCACGGTGTGGGTGTTTCGGTGGTGAACGCGCTGTCTGACTGGCTGGAATTGCGCGTTTGGCGCGACGGCAAAGAACACATTGCCCGGTTTGAGCGCGGTGATACCGCCAGGCATCTGGAGGTGGTCGGCGATTGCGGCGACCGGACCGGCACCGAAGTGCGCTTCATGGCCTCGACGGATACGTTTTCCAACCTCGAATATGTCTTTGAAACGCTGGAAAAGCGCTTGCGGGAACTGGCTTTTCTGAACTCCGGCGTGCGCATCATCCTGATCGACGAACGCCCGGCGGAACGGCTGGAAGTGGAGTTGTACTATGACGGCGGCGTCAAGGAATTCGTCAAATACCTGGACCGCCACAAGACGCCCGTGATGGAAACTCCGGTTTATATCATCGGTGAAAAGGATGAAATCGTTGTCGAAATCGCCATGTGGTGGAATGACAGCTATCACGAAACTGTGCTGCCCTTTACCAACAACATCCCGCAGCGCGATGGCGGCACCCATGTTGCAGGCTTCCGCGGCGCGCTGACCCGGACGATCAACAACTATGCGCAGATTTCGGGCATTGCGAAAAAGGAAAAGATCTCCTTTACTGGTGATGACGCCCGCGAAGGGCTGACCTGCGTTTTGTCGGTGAAAGTGCCGGATCCGAAATTCTCCAGCCAGACCAAGGACAAGCTGGTGTCATCCGAGGTGCGCCCGGTGGTCGAAAGCCTGGTCGGGGAAAAACTGGCAGAATGGTTTGAGGAAAATCCCGGCCAGGCCAAGCAAATCGTTGGCAAAATTGTCGAGGCCGCTTTGGCCCGCGAGGCTGCCCGCAAAGCGCGCGAACTGACCCGCCGCAAAACTGCGATGGACGTGAATTACCTGGCTGGCAAGCTGAAGGATTGCTCTGAAAAAGACCCGTCCAAAACCGAAGTCTTCCTGGTCGAGGGGGACTCGGCCGGCGGTTCCGCCCAGACGGGCCGGGACCGGAGGACCCAGGCAATCCTGCCCCTGCGCGGCAAGATCCTGAACGTTGAACGCGCACGCTTTGACCGGATGCTGGGAAGCCAGGAGATCGGCAACCTGGTGATGGCTTTGGGCACCGGTATTGGCCGGGACGAATTTAAGATTGATAAGCTGCGCTACCACAAGATTGTCATCATGACCGATGCGGACGTGGACGGCGCCCATATCCGGACGTTGCTCCTGACCTTCTTCTACCGGCAGATGCCGGAGCTGATCGAGGGCGGCTATCTCTACATTGCGCAGCCGCCATTGTATAAGGTCGCGCGCGGCAAATCCGAGGTTTACCTCAAGGATCAGGCAGCGCTGGATGATTATCTGATCAACCAAGGTGTCGACGGCGCGTTGCTGAAACTCGGTAACGGCTCCGAGATTGCCGGTGCCGACCTTACCCGCGTGGTCGACGAGGCGCGCCAGCTTAAGCGTGTGCTGGATGCCTTCCCGACCCATTACCCGCGCCACATCCTGGAGCAAGCTGCCGTGGCCGGTGCCTTTGTGCCCGGTGCGGTGGATTCCAACCTGCAGGGCGTGGCCGACAAGGTTGCGGCGCGGCTGGACGCCATTGCCCTGGAATATGAGCGCGGCTGGCAGGGCCGGATCACCCAGGATCACGGCATCCGCCTGGCCCGCATCCTGCGCGGCGTCGAGGAAGTGCGTACCCTGGACGGTCCGATGCTGCGCTCCGGCGAGGCACGCAAAACCGGCAGCTTCACCCAAAGCCTGCAGGAAGTCTACGGCACCTCCTCCCAGCTGATCCGCCGCGATCGCAGCCAGATTATTCACGGACCGCTGGATCTTTTGAAGGCGATCCTTGATGAAGGCGAAAAGGGTCTCTCGCTGCAGCGCTACAAAGGCCTGGGCGAGATGAACCCGGACCAGCTGTGGGAGACGACACTGGACCCGGACGCCCGGACACTGCTGCAAGTGCGGGTCGACGATATGATCGAGGCGGATGATCTGTTCACTAAGCTGATGGGCGATGTTGTCGAACCCCGTCGCGAGTTTATCCAAAAGAACGCGCTTAGCGTCGAAAACCTGGATTTCTGA
- a CDS encoding NAD(P)H-dependent oxidoreductase codes for MSARKILILNGHPAENTFTQALCEAYATAAQAAGHDVRLHKLSQLEFDADFGQAGFSGAKRLEPQIEAVLADFEWAEHVVVAFPLWWGGMPGKLKGLFDRILLPGRTFDPRIVTDGLPKPLLAGKSGRVLVASDTPPDLMEQFYGNAAHVQVERQILNFVGIDPVETCHFGALQGSSADERAAWLNTASELGALAA; via the coding sequence ATGTCTGCCCGAAAAATATTGATCTTGAACGGCCACCCGGCTGAGAACACTTTTACACAGGCGCTATGCGAAGCCTACGCAACTGCGGCGCAAGCTGCGGGGCACGATGTGCGCCTGCACAAGCTGTCGCAGCTGGAGTTCGACGCAGACTTTGGCCAGGCCGGGTTTTCCGGAGCAAAGAGGCTGGAGCCGCAGATCGAAGCAGTGCTTGCGGACTTTGAATGGGCAGAGCATGTGGTCGTTGCCTTTCCGCTGTGGTGGGGCGGGATGCCGGGGAAACTGAAGGGGTTGTTTGACCGTATCCTGCTTCCCGGCCGCACGTTTGACCCGCGCATTGTGACCGATGGCCTGCCGAAACCGCTTTTGGCCGGAAAGTCTGGCCGGGTGCTGGTGGCATCGGACACGCCGCCTGACTTGATGGAGCAGTTCTATGGCAATGCAGCGCATGTTCAGGTGGAGCGGCAGATTTTGAATTTCGTGGGGATTGATCCGGTAGAGACCTGCCATTTCGGCGCATTGCAAGGGTCAAGTGCGGATGAGCGCGCAGCCTGGCTGAACACCGCGTCGGAGCTTGGCGCCTTGGCTGCATAA
- a CDS encoding TetR/AcrR family transcriptional regulator, translating to MTRAPQKRRLETRAKLLSTATVIVQKQGYSGLRVEDVVARAGVAKGTLFSHFKDKDGLLAVLIGEEVTRLLDGMETAGAPSDVAELTARLAPHLDYVAQDRVIFDLLLRYSGTTADEPDEVVTASFTRQVALLTGWLQDMQATGGVRRNQPPELLAEGIQAFLNHVLGLWFCIEHETEAHPAQTLEPYLQAWLQPSA from the coding sequence ATGACACGTGCTCCACAAAAGCGGCGGCTGGAAACCCGCGCAAAACTGCTCAGCACCGCAACCGTCATTGTCCAGAAACAGGGCTATAGCGGTTTGCGAGTTGAAGATGTGGTTGCCCGGGCCGGCGTTGCAAAGGGCACCCTGTTTTCCCATTTCAAGGACAAGGACGGGCTGCTGGCCGTCCTGATCGGAGAGGAAGTGACACGGCTGCTTGACGGGATGGAAACCGCAGGCGCCCCCTCGGATGTCGCGGAGCTGACCGCCCGTCTTGCACCGCATCTTGATTACGTTGCCCAGGACCGGGTGATCTTCGATCTGCTGCTGCGCTATTCAGGCACCACTGCGGATGAGCCGGACGAAGTTGTCACTGCAAGCTTCACCCGGCAGGTCGCCTTGCTGACAGGCTGGCTGCAGGACATGCAGGCCACGGGCGGGGTCCGCCGGAACCAGCCGCCGGAATTGCTGGCGGAAGGCATCCAGGCGTTTCTGAACCATGTGCTCGGCTTATGGTTCTGCATTGAGCATGAGACTGAAGCGCACCCGGCCCAGACGCTGGAACCTTACTTGCAGGCCTGGTTGCAACCATCCGCCTAA
- a CDS encoding LysE family translocator: MTVTAWDLSLYAGALLILFLTPGPVWLALMARSVSGGFPAAWPLALGVACGDILWPLVAVGGMSWVVSEFTGIMTLLRWLACLMFLGMGGLLIRHAGEAVQESRALTRPGVWAGFMAGIAVILGNPKAILFYMGVLPGFFDLSGTTWQDVAAIVVLSFAVPLAGNLALAGMVHRVRRAVASPRILRRINLVSGGLLICVGIAIPFL; encoded by the coding sequence ATGACTGTCACCGCTTGGGATCTGTCGCTTTATGCAGGGGCGCTGCTGATCTTGTTCCTGACGCCCGGCCCGGTCTGGCTGGCGTTGATGGCGCGTTCGGTTTCCGGCGGGTTTCCGGCGGCCTGGCCGCTGGCGCTGGGGGTTGCCTGCGGCGATATTCTGTGGCCGCTGGTGGCGGTGGGCGGCATGTCCTGGGTGGTTTCCGAATTCACCGGCATCATGACCCTGTTGCGCTGGCTGGCCTGCCTGATGTTCCTCGGCATGGGGGGGCTGCTGATCCGCCACGCGGGCGAAGCGGTTCAGGAAAGCCGCGCCCTCACCCGGCCCGGCGTCTGGGCCGGGTTCATGGCGGGAATTGCCGTGATCCTGGGCAATCCCAAGGCAATCCTGTTCTATATGGGCGTTCTGCCTGGTTTCTTTGATCTGTCAGGTACAACCTGGCAGGACGTTGCCGCCATTGTGGTGCTGTCTTTTGCGGTTCCGCTGGCAGGGAACCTTGCGTTGGCAGGGATGGTGCACCGGGTCCGGCGGGCGGTTGCCTCGCCCCGGATCCTGCGGCGCATCAACCTGGTGTCCGGCGGGCTGCTGATCTGTGTGGGGATTGCGATCCCGTTCCTTTAG
- the recF gene encoding DNA replication/repair protein RecF (All proteins in this family for which functions are known are DNA-binding proteins that assist the filamentation of RecA onto DNA for the initiation of recombination or recombinational repair.), translating to MLALTALTLSHFRSHLRAELRLDGRPVAIHGNNGAGKTNILEAVSLFSPGRGLRRASAAEMARQPEALGWKLKGELRAPSQAYEVETWSEGGNARQVKIDNKPASQIALGQVARVVWLIPAMDRLWIEAAEGRRRFLDRIALSFEPAHAEASLAYEKAMRERNRLLKEQVRDAAWYRVLEERMAASGHRIHAARVQAVELLQIAQAEAGTVFPAAELELLQSEGSMPSTEADFKEALEESRFRDLAAGRTLVGPHRTDLIGTYQAKGIPAKDCSTGEQKALLVSLILANARALSQREGAPPILLLDEVAAHLDAGRRAVLYDEICTLGTQAWMTGTGPELFGELAGRAQILEVTDSGSGSEVTQK from the coding sequence GTGCTGGCCCTGACTGCCCTGACCTTGTCCCATTTCCGCTCGCATTTGCGGGCGGAATTGCGTTTGGACGGGCGTCCGGTAGCCATCCACGGCAATAACGGTGCGGGCAAGACCAATATCCTGGAAGCCGTGTCGCTGTTTTCGCCCGGCCGGGGCCTGCGCCGGGCCAGTGCGGCAGAGATGGCACGCCAGCCCGAAGCGCTGGGGTGGAAACTGAAGGGTGAGCTGCGGGCACCCTCGCAGGCCTATGAGGTGGAAACCTGGTCCGAAGGCGGCAATGCCCGGCAGGTGAAGATCGACAATAAGCCCGCCAGCCAGATCGCGCTGGGCCAGGTGGCGCGGGTGGTCTGGCTGATCCCGGCGATGGACCGGTTGTGGATTGAAGCGGCAGAAGGCCGCCGCCGCTTTCTCGACCGGATCGCGCTGAGCTTTGAACCCGCCCATGCCGAGGCCTCGCTGGCCTATGAAAAGGCGATGCGCGAACGCAACCGGTTGTTGAAGGAGCAGGTGCGCGATGCCGCATGGTACAGGGTGCTGGAAGAGCGGATGGCCGCCTCCGGGCACCGGATCCATGCGGCGCGCGTGCAAGCGGTGGAATTGCTGCAGATTGCCCAGGCCGAAGCCGGAACCGTATTCCCCGCGGCTGAGCTGGAGCTGCTGCAATCCGAAGGCAGCATGCCGTCCACTGAGGCGGATTTCAAAGAGGCGCTGGAGGAAAGCCGGTTCCGGGATCTGGCGGCGGGCCGGACCCTTGTCGGGCCGCACAGAACCGATTTGATCGGCACCTACCAGGCTAAGGGCATCCCGGCCAAGGACTGTTCGACCGGTGAGCAGAAAGCGCTGCTGGTGTCGCTGATCCTGGCCAACGCACGGGCACTTTCGCAGCGCGAGGGCGCGCCGCCGATCCTGCTTCTGGATGAGGTTGCCGCGCATCTGGACGCTGGCCGCCGTGCGGTCCTTTATGACGAGATCTGCACCCTGGGAACCCAGGCCTGGATGACGGGCACCGGGCCGGAGCTGTTTGGCGAGCTGGCAGGCCGGGCGCAGATACTGGAAGTCACTGACAGCGGCAGCGGGTCAGAGGTGACGCAGAAATGA
- the dnaN gene encoding DNA polymerase III subunit beta, whose protein sequence is MKISIERGTLLKAVAQAQSVVERRNTIPILANVLIEAEGDSVQFRATDLDIEVVDKAPAQVERAGATTVAATTLHEIVRKLPDGALVTLSADAATGRLTVEAGRSNFSLATLPREDFPVMASSEYHSNFAAKAAVLRRLFDKSKFAISTEETRYYLNGVYLHVSNSAEGGKVLRAVATDGHRLARIDAELPLGAEDMPGVIVPRKTVGELRKLLDDDDMDIAVSVSETKVRFATPNITLTSKVIDGTFPDYTRVIPAGNTRRLEVDASEFAQAVDRVATVSSERSRAVKLQLEEDRLILSVNAPDSGAAEEELAVAYNDERLEIGFNAKYLLEIANQVDRENAVFMFNSSGDPTLMREGSDQSAVYVVMPMRV, encoded by the coding sequence ATGAAGATCAGCATCGAACGCGGCACGCTTCTCAAGGCTGTGGCTCAGGCACAGTCGGTGGTCGAGCGCCGCAACACCATTCCGATTCTGGCGAATGTGCTGATCGAAGCCGAAGGCGACAGCGTCCAGTTCCGCGCCACCGATCTGGATATCGAGGTGGTCGACAAGGCCCCCGCCCAGGTGGAACGCGCCGGGGCCACCACCGTTGCCGCCACCACTCTGCACGAGATTGTCCGCAAGCTGCCTGACGGCGCGCTGGTCACACTAAGCGCCGACGCCGCAACCGGGCGCCTGACCGTTGAGGCCGGCCGCTCCAACTTCTCGCTGGCGACCCTGCCGCGCGAGGATTTCCCGGTGATGGCATCGTCGGAATACCACTCGAATTTTGCGGCCAAGGCCGCGGTGCTGCGCCGCCTGTTCGACAAGTCGAAATTTGCAATCTCGACCGAGGAGACCCGGTACTATCTGAACGGTGTCTATCTGCATGTCTCCAACAGTGCCGAAGGCGGCAAGGTTCTGCGTGCTGTGGCCACCGACGGCCACCGTCTGGCGCGCATCGACGCCGAGCTGCCGCTGGGCGCCGAGGACATGCCGGGTGTGATCGTGCCGCGCAAGACCGTGGGTGAGCTGCGCAAACTGCTGGATGACGATGATATGGACATCGCGGTGTCGGTCTCGGAAACCAAGGTGCGCTTTGCCACCCCGAACATCACCCTGACTTCCAAAGTGATCGACGGCACCTTCCCGGACTACACCCGGGTGATCCCGGCCGGCAACACCCGCCGTCTGGAAGTGGATGCCTCCGAGTTCGCCCAGGCCGTTGACCGGGTTGCCACTGTTTCCTCCGAACGCTCTCGTGCGGTGAAGCTGCAGCTGGAAGAGGATCGCTTGATCCTGTCGGTCAATGCGCCTGACAGCGGTGCTGCAGAAGAAGAGCTGGCGGTGGCATATAACGACGAACGCCTGGAAATCGGGTTTAACGCCAAGTACTTGCTGGAAATTGCCAACCAGGTGGACCGCGAAAACGCTGTGTTCATGTTCAACTCCTCCGGCGATCCGACCCTGATGCGCGAAGGCAGCGATCAAAGCGCTGTTTACGTCGTGATGCCGATGCGTGTCTGA